In Gimesia benthica, a single window of DNA contains:
- a CDS encoding glutamine--tRNA ligase/YqeY domain fusion protein, with amino-acid sequence MSTPEEKTPTDFIRTIIQEDNKSGKHDGRVHTRFPPEPNGYLHIGHAKSICLNFGIANENPGGKCNLRFDDTNPEKEDVEYVDSIKEDVRWLGFDWDDREFYASDYFDQLYDFAVTLIKKGKAYACDLPADKMREYRGTATEPGKPSPGRSRSVEENLDLFERMKNGEFKEGEYVLRAKIDLASPNFHMRDPVIYRVRHVHHHRTGDKWCIYPMYDYTHCISDSIEKITHSICTLEFEDHRPLYDWILDELEVFHPQQIEFARLNMTYTVMSKRKLLELVQGKYVSGWDDPRMPTICGMRRRGVTPEALREFCKTIGVTKYNSMTDKVVLENCMRDHLNQVAPRVMGVLKPLRVVIDNYPDDTSEELDAINNPNDESAGTRKVPFSKVIYIERDDFMEDPPKKFFRLSPGKEVRLRYAYFVTCTDVIKDDDGEVVELRCTYDPKTRGGDAPDGRKVKATIHWVSEAHALDAEVRLYDHLFDQPDPEDLPEGVDYKSNLNPRSLQVLSGCKLEPGLKEAEPGSRFQFERLGYFCVDTKDSTTGNPVFNRTVTLRDTWAKVGKQK; translated from the coding sequence ATGTCAACTCCCGAAGAAAAAACGCCAACGGATTTTATTCGTACGATCATTCAGGAAGATAACAAATCGGGCAAGCACGATGGTCGCGTCCATACGCGATTCCCCCCCGAGCCGAACGGCTACCTGCATATTGGGCATGCCAAGTCGATTTGTCTTAACTTCGGTATCGCCAATGAAAACCCGGGCGGTAAATGCAACCTGCGGTTTGATGATACGAACCCTGAGAAAGAGGATGTGGAATACGTCGACTCGATCAAGGAAGACGTGCGCTGGCTCGGCTTCGACTGGGACGATCGCGAATTTTACGCCTCTGATTACTTCGATCAGCTTTATGATTTTGCAGTCACCCTGATCAAGAAGGGGAAGGCCTACGCCTGTGATCTGCCTGCAGATAAGATGCGCGAATATCGCGGAACCGCGACCGAGCCCGGCAAGCCCAGTCCCGGACGTTCCCGCTCCGTTGAAGAAAATCTGGATCTGTTCGAACGGATGAAGAATGGCGAGTTCAAAGAAGGCGAGTATGTACTCCGTGCGAAAATTGATCTCGCTTCGCCGAACTTTCACATGCGGGACCCCGTGATTTACCGGGTTCGTCATGTGCACCATCATCGGACCGGGGATAAATGGTGTATTTATCCGATGTACGACTATACGCACTGTATTTCGGATTCAATCGAGAAGATCACACATTCGATCTGTACGCTCGAGTTTGAAGATCACCGTCCGCTCTATGACTGGATCCTGGATGAACTGGAAGTCTTTCATCCACAGCAGATCGAGTTCGCCCGCCTCAACATGACCTATACCGTGATGAGCAAACGCAAACTGCTCGAACTGGTACAGGGCAAATACGTTTCCGGATGGGATGACCCTCGGATGCCCACTATTTGCGGGATGCGGCGTCGCGGCGTCACCCCCGAAGCGTTGCGTGAGTTCTGTAAAACAATCGGGGTAACCAAGTACAACTCGATGACCGATAAGGTCGTTCTGGAAAACTGCATGCGGGATCACCTGAATCAGGTCGCCCCCCGTGTGATGGGAGTCTTGAAACCTTTGCGCGTTGTGATCGACAATTATCCGGATGATACTTCCGAAGAACTGGATGCGATCAACAATCCGAATGATGAATCAGCGGGAACCCGCAAAGTACCCTTCTCGAAGGTGATTTACATCGAGCGTGACGACTTTATGGAAGACCCGCCGAAGAAGTTCTTCCGCCTGTCACCGGGTAAAGAGGTTCGCCTGCGATACGCCTACTTTGTGACCTGCACTGATGTCATCAAAGATGACGATGGTGAAGTGGTTGAACTTCGTTGTACCTATGATCCGAAAACCAGAGGCGGCGATGCTCCTGACGGCCGGAAAGTCAAAGCGACGATTCACTGGGTCTCAGAAGCGCATGCCCTGGATGCAGAAGTCAGACTGTATGACCACCTGTTCGATCAGCCCGATCCGGAAGATCTGCCCGAAGGAGTCGACTACAAATCGAACCTGAATCCACGCTCATTGCAGGTCCTGTCAGGTTGTAAACTCGAACCGGGGCTGAAAGAAGCTGAACCGGGAAGTCGTTTCCAGTTTGAACGACTGGGATATTTCTGTGTCGATACAAAAGATTCGACAACAGGAAATCCCGTCTTCAATCGTACCGTCACTCTGCGTGATACATGGGCCAAAGTCGGGAAGCAGAAGTAA
- the gltX gene encoding glutamate--tRNA ligase — translation MSTVRTRFAPSPTGYMHIGGMRTALFNWLWARHNGGQFILRIDDTDQERNIAAALDPILQAFKWLGLNWDEGPEVGGDFGPYFQSERNDLYRAAVDQLLADGKAYYCYDTPEQIQADREAAQSEKRNYLNIRRSLELTDSQKEQFAAEGRPAVVRLLVPRDQKIQIDDAVRGHVEFDAGLMPDPVILRANGTPLYNLATVVDDAQMQITHVIRAEEHLSNTPVQVLIYQALGYERPQFAHIPFVAAPGGKEKLSKRKLDKYRKSPQFKKMFDKADAVFPRIGLANAEGLDPVMVEYYEKIGYLPEAILNALARLGWSLDDKTEIMSLDTIVENFTLDRVVKASAGLDPDKLLSFQSHWMNQLTLDEKVSMCSPYLVKAGLVQDADDETTKQKIGQVITGMEDRLKIASDILDFDEFFVADDQMEYDSKALKKRIKKFDSYTSSMLLGIPIFYRQGDAVLIHGYSDKELKELNKIINDVSCVARLETPENPLLVKPLLDLVENSKEIIPLLLKFCRKLVQTNDFSSNALDKLLHNFVEDEGIGIGQIIHALRVSVSGKATGIGMFDCLSILGKQSCIKRILFTIHKVQSE, via the coding sequence ATGAGTACCGTTCGAACCCGTTTTGCACCCAGTCCCACCGGTTATATGCACATTGGTGGGATGCGTACGGCCCTGTTCAACTGGCTCTGGGCCCGGCATAACGGCGGTCAGTTTATTCTACGAATTGACGATACCGACCAGGAGCGCAACATCGCAGCCGCCCTGGATCCAATTCTGCAGGCGTTCAAGTGGCTGGGTCTCAACTGGGATGAAGGTCCGGAAGTCGGTGGTGACTTTGGTCCTTACTTCCAGTCCGAGCGAAATGACCTGTATCGGGCTGCCGTCGATCAGTTGCTGGCCGACGGAAAGGCTTACTACTGCTACGACACGCCGGAGCAGATTCAGGCCGATCGGGAAGCCGCACAGAGTGAAAAACGCAACTATCTGAATATCCGCAGATCACTGGAACTGACAGACAGCCAGAAGGAACAGTTTGCCGCTGAAGGGCGTCCTGCTGTTGTACGCCTGCTGGTTCCCCGGGATCAGAAAATCCAGATTGATGATGCAGTTCGTGGACATGTTGAATTCGACGCCGGCCTGATGCCCGACCCGGTCATTCTGCGAGCCAATGGTACACCCCTGTATAACCTGGCAACGGTGGTCGATGATGCCCAGATGCAGATCACACATGTGATTCGCGCCGAGGAGCATCTCTCCAACACGCCGGTGCAGGTGTTGATTTACCAGGCGCTGGGTTATGAACGGCCTCAGTTCGCACACATTCCGTTCGTAGCGGCGCCTGGTGGAAAAGAGAAACTCAGCAAACGCAAACTGGACAAATATCGTAAGAGTCCCCAGTTCAAAAAGATGTTCGACAAAGCAGACGCAGTCTTTCCCCGCATCGGTCTGGCCAATGCGGAAGGGCTGGATCCTGTGATGGTCGAGTATTACGAAAAGATCGGCTACCTGCCGGAAGCAATCCTGAACGCACTGGCCCGACTTGGCTGGTCTTTGGATGATAAAACAGAGATCATGTCTCTCGATACGATTGTAGAGAACTTCACTCTGGACCGGGTGGTCAAGGCGTCGGCTGGACTCGATCCGGATAAGCTGCTCAGCTTTCAGTCACACTGGATGAATCAGCTGACTCTGGATGAAAAAGTTTCGATGTGCAGTCCCTACCTGGTGAAAGCCGGGCTGGTACAGGATGCGGACGACGAGACAACAAAACAAAAAATTGGTCAGGTCATTACCGGTATGGAAGACCGCCTCAAAATTGCCAGCGATATTCTGGATTTTGATGAGTTCTTTGTCGCCGATGATCAAATGGAATATGATTCCAAAGCACTCAAAAAGCGGATTAAAAAATTTGATTCTTATACATCCTCAATGTTGCTTGGAATTCCTATTTTCTACCGTCAGGGGGACGCTGTATTAATTCATGGATATAGTGATAAAGAATTAAAAGAGTTAAATAAAATAATCAACGATGTTTCATGTGTGGCTCGCTTGGAGACACCGGAAAATCCTCTGTTAGTTAAGCCTCTTTTAGATTTAGTTGAGAACTCTAAAGAGATAATTCCATTATTGCTAAAGTTCTGTCGAAAATTAGTACAAACAAATGATTTTAGTTCTAATGCTTTGGACAAACTGCTGCACAATTTTGTAGAAGATGAGGGGATCGGTATAGGACAGATTATTCATGCTTTACGGGTTTCGGTGAGTGGAAAAGCAACCGGGATCGGCATGTTTGACTGCTTGTCAATTCTGGGAAAACAGAGTTGTATCAAGCGTATTTTATTCACAATACACAAAGTTCAAAGTGAATAA
- a CDS encoding DNA polymerase ligase N-terminal domain-containing protein — translation MQQYVILRHNHPELHWDLMLEEGDVLKTWRLPQPPEIDPASDETSLDLTAEALPDHRLVYLEYEGPVSGDRGEVSRWDRGTFTLLERSEDQLVALLTGEELAGRLTLKKQDSENRWSLNYTAFF, via the coding sequence ATGCAGCAGTACGTGATTCTCAGACACAATCATCCCGAACTGCACTGGGATCTGATGCTGGAAGAAGGGGATGTGCTCAAAACCTGGCGTCTCCCCCAGCCGCCGGAGATCGACCCGGCGTCGGATGAAACGTCACTTGATTTGACTGCGGAGGCGTTACCCGATCATCGACTGGTTTATCTGGAATACGAGGGGCCCGTCAGTGGCGATCGCGGGGAGGTCAGCCGCTGGGATCGGGGAACTTTCACTCTGCTGGAACGGAGCGAAGATCAGTTGGTGGCATTGCTCACCGGTGAGGAACTGGCAGGACGGCTCACTTTAAAAAAGCAGGATTCGGAAAACAGGTGGAGTCTCAATTATACGGCATTCTTTTGA
- a CDS encoding glycosyltransferase family 4 protein, whose protein sequence is MSRRITITIPSLSLGGAEGVAAMMANYWAAEGDQVTLLTLDSAETDTFQLAPEVQRIALGLMRDSGNLLQAVVNNRQRVRKLRAEIARSRPDVVISLTDRMNVLTLLAVGKAAYPVIVSERSDPRYHLMGRVWSFLRKKTYPRAAAVVVQTQGVADFCRPWFPSTRIEVIPNAVPAPRSAGIPKVTEEIVKARPASHVVLGMGRLSHEKGFDMLIDAFSNLADDFPDWKLRILGEGPLRETLQATIDQRGLQEQIELPGWVADPELALDQGDLFVLPSRYEGFPNALLQAMSRGLPCIGFDCQGSLADLSMRELKALLLPTKNQHELTSIHALEDLMRSLMADEKSLKELALMSLQASEKFSITRYFESWDQLIKESLTGSEK, encoded by the coding sequence TTGTCTCGACGGATCACCATCACGATTCCTTCGCTCAGTCTGGGCGGTGCAGAGGGGGTGGCTGCGATGATGGCCAATTATTGGGCTGCAGAGGGAGATCAGGTCACACTGTTGACCCTCGATTCCGCAGAGACCGATACCTTTCAGCTCGCACCGGAAGTTCAGCGCATTGCGCTGGGACTGATGCGTGATTCGGGAAATCTCCTGCAGGCAGTGGTGAATAACCGGCAACGGGTTCGAAAACTTCGCGCTGAAATTGCCCGTTCCAGACCCGACGTGGTCATCAGCCTGACGGATCGGATGAATGTGCTGACGCTGTTGGCAGTCGGGAAAGCAGCTTATCCCGTGATTGTCTCCGAACGCTCGGACCCGCGCTATCATCTGATGGGCCGCGTCTGGTCATTCCTGCGTAAGAAAACATATCCCCGTGCAGCAGCCGTCGTAGTGCAGACGCAGGGGGTGGCCGACTTTTGTCGCCCCTGGTTCCCTTCAACCCGTATCGAAGTCATTCCGAACGCAGTGCCTGCACCGCGCTCGGCGGGAATTCCCAAGGTGACGGAAGAGATTGTCAAAGCACGGCCTGCTTCACATGTGGTACTGGGCATGGGCCGGCTCTCTCATGAAAAAGGCTTTGATATGTTGATCGATGCCTTTTCTAATCTGGCAGATGATTTTCCGGATTGGAAATTACGCATTCTGGGAGAAGGCCCCCTGCGTGAGACACTGCAAGCCACGATTGATCAGCGGGGGCTGCAGGAGCAGATCGAACTACCCGGCTGGGTGGCCGATCCCGAACTGGCCCTCGATCAGGGGGATCTGTTTGTGCTCCCTTCCCGTTATGAAGGTTTTCCCAATGCACTGTTGCAGGCAATGTCACGCGGGTTACCCTGCATCGGATTCGACTGTCAGGGAAGTCTGGCTGATCTTTCCATGCGTGAACTAAAAGCGTTACTTTTACCTACGAAAAATCAACATGAATTGACTTCCATTCACGCGCTCGAAGATCTGATGAGATCGCTCATGGCGGATGAAAAATCGCTAAAGGAGCTTGCTCTTATGAGTCTTCAGGCAAGTGAGAAATTTTCCATCACCCGCTATTTTGAATCGTGGGATCAGCTAATCAAAGAGTCTCTGACCGGAAGTGAGAAATAA
- a CDS encoding endonuclease/exonuclease/phosphatase family protein produces MASKSKKKTSFVKSWKLRGLALLLIGLLGGGAFHFDVVKPAQLTKWVKQIISTTASSSTPADWNSTEIDLPRSNDTIRIASFNIQVFGVSKMSKPEVPQILARIIQQFDVVAVQEIRSKDLSFLDEFLAILNSGERRYAYIIGAPQGRTISKEQYAYFYDTARVMVNHKWTYTVIDKYDKLHRPPYVAHFQTLSPSSENPFTFTLINIHTDPDETDQELNVLDDVYRVVANDGSQEDDVILLGDLNVDDQNLGELGRVGDLMWTVSKTPTNTRQSKQYDNILFSQHRSQEFTGISGVYDFKTRFKLTEEEALLVSDHLPVWAEFQITENGGIRQAGVQGTQPR; encoded by the coding sequence ATGGCTTCCAAATCCAAAAAGAAAACTTCGTTCGTCAAATCCTGGAAATTACGTGGCCTGGCTTTACTGCTGATCGGTCTGCTCGGCGGCGGTGCATTTCACTTCGACGTCGTCAAGCCTGCCCAGCTGACAAAGTGGGTCAAACAGATCATCTCAACCACGGCTTCCAGCTCCACACCGGCTGACTGGAATTCAACTGAGATTGATCTGCCCCGTTCGAATGACACGATTCGGATTGCCAGTTTCAATATTCAGGTTTTTGGCGTCAGTAAGATGTCAAAACCCGAGGTCCCCCAGATCCTGGCCCGGATCATTCAGCAGTTCGATGTCGTGGCGGTTCAGGAAATCCGATCCAAGGATCTCTCCTTTCTGGATGAATTCCTGGCGATTCTGAATTCGGGAGAGCGGCGCTATGCTTATATTATTGGCGCGCCGCAGGGAAGAACCATCAGCAAAGAACAGTACGCCTACTTTTACGATACCGCCCGGGTCATGGTGAATCACAAATGGACGTACACCGTGATCGATAAATATGACAAACTGCATCGTCCTCCGTATGTAGCCCACTTCCAGACTCTGAGCCCATCAAGCGAAAATCCTTTTACCTTTACCTTGATCAACATTCATACCGATCCGGATGAAACCGACCAGGAACTGAATGTTCTCGACGATGTGTACCGGGTCGTCGCCAACGATGGCAGCCAGGAGGACGATGTAATCCTGCTGGGAGACCTGAATGTGGATGATCAGAACCTGGGCGAATTGGGACGGGTCGGAGACCTGATGTGGACCGTCTCGAAAACTCCCACCAATACTCGCCAGTCAAAGCAGTATGACAATATCCTGTTCAGCCAGCACCGCTCGCAGGAATTCACCGGCATTTCGGGGGTGTATGATTTCAAAACCCGCTTCAAACTCACCGAGGAAGAAGCACTGCTGGTCTCCGACCATCTCCCGGTCTGGGCCGAGTTCCAGATCACCGAAAATGGGGGAATCCGTCAGGCTGGTGTTCAGGGTACGCAGCCTCGTTAA
- a CDS encoding metallophosphoesterase, producing MDVITNGLILLMLSIGHAELWTSVINRTHAMKIHEVHLKRLRHVLELLIVLFPIVLFFTVGLSDPGVLTGGEWNQLPGWWKPILIPCALGFAGLMYSAVRHQCYRPPRQQTAQSAELIQMRERLQDDLIGEGPYHYLAGLPFNEIFSVEFTRKTFQLPRLPPSWDGLKILHLSDLHYSGTLKHEYFIELCHIGQEAQPDLIIFSGDLLDEMICLDWLQETLGSLQAPLGCFFILGNHDWNQDSQQIRQSLTELGWIDLTLEPVCLEHAGHSLYMTGTEAPWMGGLPALKRSADGAGIDVESDFTLLVSHTPDNYHWAARQGYDLVLSGHTHGGQVRIPPLGPIFAPSLHGTRYTSGTFFRGSTLLHVSRGVSGIHPLRWFCRPEISLLTLQAPAERAASV from the coding sequence ATGGACGTAATCACTAATGGACTGATCTTGCTGATGCTGTCGATCGGACATGCTGAGCTCTGGACTTCGGTCATCAATCGCACGCATGCGATGAAGATACATGAGGTTCATCTCAAACGCTTGCGGCACGTGCTGGAACTGCTCATCGTCCTGTTCCCGATAGTCCTGTTTTTCACAGTGGGACTTTCAGATCCCGGTGTCTTGACCGGAGGAGAATGGAATCAGTTGCCTGGCTGGTGGAAGCCCATATTGATTCCCTGTGCTCTGGGGTTCGCAGGCCTGATGTATTCCGCGGTCCGCCACCAGTGCTATCGGCCACCCCGACAACAGACAGCCCAGTCAGCGGAACTGATTCAGATGCGCGAGCGTCTGCAGGACGATCTGATCGGTGAGGGGCCTTATCATTACCTGGCGGGACTACCATTCAATGAAATCTTCAGTGTGGAATTCACGCGGAAAACATTTCAGTTGCCCCGTCTGCCCCCATCGTGGGATGGATTGAAGATCCTGCATCTCAGTGATTTGCATTATTCAGGCACATTGAAACACGAATACTTTATCGAGCTCTGCCATATCGGCCAGGAAGCCCAACCCGATCTGATTATTTTTTCCGGCGATCTGCTGGATGAAATGATCTGTCTCGACTGGCTGCAGGAGACGCTGGGTTCCCTGCAGGCACCTCTGGGTTGTTTCTTCATTCTTGGAAATCATGACTGGAATCAGGACAGTCAGCAGATTCGACAGTCATTAACGGAACTGGGCTGGATTGATTTGACTCTCGAACCGGTGTGTCTGGAGCACGCGGGGCATTCGCTTTATATGACGGGAACCGAAGCTCCCTGGATGGGGGGATTGCCTGCTTTAAAGCGGTCTGCTGATGGAGCAGGCATCGACGTCGAGTCCGACTTTACACTGCTGGTCAGTCACACGCCCGACAATTATCACTGGGCAGCCCGCCAGGGATACGATCTGGTGCTCTCGGGGCACACACATGGGGGTCAGGTTCGCATCCCACCTCTCGGTCCAATCTTTGCGCCCAGTCTGCACGGAACCCGCTACACGAGTGGAACTTTTTTTCGTGGTTCAACGCTCCTGCATGTCAGTCGCGGCGTTTCGGGCATACACCCCTTGCGCTGGTTCTGCCGCCCCGAGATCAGCCTGTTAACTCTGCAGGCACCGGCGGAGCGTGCTGCTTCCGTTTAA
- a CDS encoding UbiD family decarboxylase yields the protein MGYRGLRECVTDLERTGQLIRIEQEIDANLEAAEIQRRVYQAGGPAVYFANVRGCRFPMVSNLFGTIERTRYIFRDALRAVNHLVELKVDPTQFWKQPWRYRDVPFSLLHMLPRSCSRGPIMQNRIQLEDLPQLKSWPDDGGPFVTLPQVYTESPHRGGLMNSNLGMYRIQLAGNDYQPNRQIGLHYQIHRSIGVHHAEAIEKGEPLKVNVFVGGAPAMTLSAVMPLPEGLSELTFAGVLSKRAIRMVRNPGGLPIYADADFCISGWVDPEQLLPEGPFGDHLGYYSLKHPFPVMNVEAVYHRNDAIWPFTVVGRPPQEDTAFGAIIHEITGPAIPSVIPGVHQVHAVDAAGVHPLLLAVGSERYTPYDQQRKPQEILTNANAILGQGQLSLAKYLMIVAREDNPELDAEEIDDFLSHLLERIDWRRDLHFQTCTTIDTLDYSGTGFNMGSKVVMAAAGPVTRELATEIPGDFSLPDGFTAPRVCHPGILAVHAPRFVKGNQDLRQFCAVLDTSHPLNRFPLVVLVDDSDFTAASLNNFLWTVFTRSNPASDIDGIDAFTEQKHWGCRGALVIDARIKPHHAPPLIEDPEITRRVDQLGAPGGPLHGII from the coding sequence ATGGGATACCGCGGACTGCGTGAATGCGTCACTGACCTCGAACGGACGGGGCAACTGATTCGAATCGAGCAGGAAATCGATGCTAACCTGGAAGCAGCGGAAATCCAGCGCCGCGTTTACCAGGCAGGTGGACCTGCGGTTTACTTTGCAAATGTACGCGGATGTCGTTTTCCAATGGTCAGCAATCTGTTTGGTACCATTGAGCGCACCCGCTATATTTTTCGCGATGCGCTCCGCGCCGTGAATCATCTGGTAGAACTCAAGGTCGATCCGACCCAGTTCTGGAAACAACCCTGGCGGTATCGTGACGTTCCCTTTTCCTTGCTGCATATGCTGCCTCGCAGTTGTTCGCGAGGCCCGATCATGCAGAACCGGATTCAACTTGAAGACCTGCCGCAACTCAAAAGCTGGCCCGATGACGGCGGCCCGTTTGTCACTCTGCCCCAGGTATATACAGAATCCCCACATCGCGGCGGACTGATGAATTCCAACCTCGGCATGTACCGTATTCAACTGGCCGGGAATGACTATCAACCGAACCGTCAGATCGGCCTGCATTACCAGATTCATCGCAGCATCGGCGTGCATCATGCGGAAGCGATCGAGAAAGGTGAGCCCCTCAAAGTGAATGTGTTTGTCGGCGGTGCTCCTGCAATGACTCTCTCTGCTGTCATGCCTTTACCGGAAGGACTCTCCGAGCTCACCTTTGCCGGCGTCCTGAGTAAACGGGCGATTCGCATGGTCCGTAATCCGGGGGGACTACCGATTTACGCGGACGCTGATTTCTGTATTTCCGGCTGGGTCGATCCCGAACAACTACTGCCCGAAGGTCCGTTTGGAGACCACCTGGGTTACTACAGCCTCAAGCATCCTTTTCCGGTGATGAATGTAGAAGCGGTCTATCATCGTAATGACGCGATCTGGCCTTTCACTGTGGTGGGTCGTCCTCCCCAGGAAGATACTGCTTTTGGGGCGATCATTCATGAAATCACCGGGCCAGCGATCCCGTCGGTAATTCCGGGTGTGCATCAGGTACACGCTGTAGATGCGGCCGGCGTGCATCCCCTGTTACTTGCGGTCGGCAGCGAACGCTATACCCCCTACGATCAACAGCGCAAACCCCAGGAAATTCTGACGAACGCCAATGCGATCCTGGGACAGGGGCAATTGAGCCTGGCGAAATACCTGATGATCGTCGCCCGTGAGGACAATCCGGAACTGGATGCGGAAGAGATTGACGACTTCCTCTCGCATCTGCTTGAGCGGATTGACTGGCGGCGGGATCTGCATTTCCAGACCTGCACGACGATCGACACGCTCGATTATTCCGGCACCGGCTTTAACATGGGATCGAAGGTCGTCATGGCTGCGGCAGGACCTGTGACTCGTGAACTGGCTACCGAAATTCCCGGAGACTTCTCACTGCCGGACGGGTTTACCGCACCGCGTGTGTGTCATCCCGGAATCCTGGCGGTTCATGCCCCCCGTTTTGTAAAGGGGAATCAGGACCTGCGACAGTTCTGTGCAGTTCTGGACACCTCTCATCCGCTGAATCGCTTCCCGCTGGTGGTGCTTGTTGATGACAGCGATTTCACTGCAGCCAGTCTGAATAACTTTCTGTGGACCGTCTTCACCCGCTCCAATCCGGCATCTGATATTGATGGTATTGACGCCTTCACCGAGCAGAAGCACTGGGGATGCCGAGGTGCTCTCGTCATTGATGCCCGCATTAAACCGCATCATGCCCCTCCCCTGATCGAAGATCCCGAGATCACCCGGCGCGTCGATCAGTTGGGAGCGCCCGGCGGTCCGCTGCACGGAATCATCTAA
- a CDS encoding alpha/beta hydrolase, which yields MMYPNHILRASLAALVSVLLFSVPVQGQKQKKKQKPFQWVNELKQEIPGVKHATFRSPSMNVDVGYCIYLPPQYRNAEYKTKRFPVVYYLHGGRPGSETKSVKLAQYIDKQISTGKVDPMIYVFVNGGPVSHYNLPDRKHAMGADVFVKELIPHIDATYRTIADRKGRAIEGFSQGGRGTTRIMFKHPELFCSAAPGGAGQATEKRISENNGRENENLVFVPGDNTYDLARKYAKDSQPPLRILIHVGTKGFNYENNLAYMEFLKSLKIPFEALIVPDVPHSAQQIYQKEGLKLMQFHAKNFRQAAQ from the coding sequence ATGATGTACCCGAACCATATTCTGCGCGCCAGCCTGGCAGCCCTTGTTTCCGTTCTCCTGTTCTCGGTTCCCGTCCAGGGACAAAAACAGAAAAAGAAACAAAAGCCCTTCCAATGGGTGAACGAACTGAAACAGGAAATCCCCGGTGTCAAGCATGCCACGTTTCGCAGTCCGTCGATGAATGTGGATGTCGGCTACTGCATTTACCTGCCTCCGCAGTACCGGAACGCCGAATATAAAACGAAACGTTTTCCCGTAGTCTACTATCTGCACGGTGGTCGTCCCGGCAGCGAAACCAAAAGCGTGAAACTGGCTCAGTATATCGATAAGCAAATCTCTACAGGCAAGGTAGACCCCATGATCTATGTCTTCGTAAACGGGGGACCGGTGAGTCATTACAACCTGCCGGACCGCAAGCACGCCATGGGGGCAGACGTCTTCGTCAAAGAACTGATACCGCATATCGATGCCACCTATCGCACCATTGCCGATCGCAAAGGCCGTGCGATTGAAGGATTTTCCCAGGGAGGCCGGGGAACGACGCGTATCATGTTCAAACATCCGGAACTCTTCTGTTCCGCGGCACCGGGTGGTGCTGGCCAGGCGACGGAAAAACGTATCTCAGAGAACAATGGACGCGAAAATGAGAACCTGGTCTTTGTCCCTGGGGATAACACTTATGATCTGGCCCGTAAATATGCGAAGGATTCTCAACCCCCACTGCGTATTTTGATTCACGTTGGTACGAAGGGCTTCAATTACGAGAATAATCTTGCCTACATGGAGTTTCTAAAATCACTCAAGATCCCCTTCGAGGCATTGATTGTCCCTGATGTTCCACACAGTGCGCAGCAGATCTACCAGAAGGAAGGACTGAAACTGATGCAGTTCCATGCGAAGAATTTTCGTCAGGCGGCGCAGTAG
- a CDS encoding tetratricopeptide repeat protein, whose product MFAQQEPVSTPPPDPYLNDPALYGAPSPLWSFMESVIGIVVMVFWVWMLIDCLRKDPDRFLWFWVILFFPPFGALIYFFLRWLPSNQFQLPEFARPFFRQRRLNELETAAMQIGNPYQFVRWGDALKDAGVNQKSLEAYQQALAKEPDNLQALWGAAQIEMKFKDFETAQQRCKQILEADPEYKFGDVSLMYCKTVCELDSAEQAREELARHAKRWRQPEALYLLATLEAEAGDHQAARKTLQGMLLDINASPRGIARKFVRWKSKARRLLKRLPRS is encoded by the coding sequence ATGTTTGCCCAACAAGAACCTGTATCAACGCCTCCACCGGATCCCTATCTAAATGATCCGGCATTGTATGGAGCTCCTTCGCCTCTCTGGTCATTCATGGAGAGCGTGATTGGCATCGTTGTAATGGTGTTCTGGGTCTGGATGCTGATCGACTGTCTGCGCAAAGATCCGGATCGGTTCTTGTGGTTCTGGGTGATCCTGTTTTTTCCCCCTTTTGGCGCACTGATCTATTTCTTCCTGCGCTGGTTACCCTCCAATCAGTTTCAGCTGCCGGAATTTGCCCGGCCTTTTTTTCGGCAACGACGGCTGAATGAACTGGAAACGGCTGCTATGCAGATTGGGAATCCGTACCAGTTTGTCCGCTGGGGGGACGCTCTGAAAGACGCCGGCGTCAATCAGAAAAGTCTGGAAGCCTATCAACAGGCACTCGCGAAAGAACCCGATAACCTGCAGGCCTTGTGGGGCGCAGCACAAATCGAGATGAAGTTCAAAGACTTCGAAACAGCCCAGCAGCGCTGTAAACAGATTCTGGAAGCGGACCCCGAATACAAGTTCGGCGATGTCTCGCTCATGTACTGTAAAACTGTTTGTGAGCTGGACTCTGCAGAGCAGGCACGTGAGGAACTGGCCCGTCATGCCAAACGCTGGCGTCAGCCTGAGGCACTTTATCTGCTGGCTACACTCGAAGCAGAAGCCGGCGATCATCAGGCCGCCCGCAAGACACTGCAGGGCATGCTGCTGGATATTAACGCCAGCCCCCGCGGTATCGCACGGAAATTTGTCCGCTGGAAAAGTAAGGCCCGCCGCCTGCTCAAACGCCTGCCGCGGTCTTGA